Proteins encoded by one window of Lycium barbarum isolate Lr01 chromosome 11, ASM1917538v2, whole genome shotgun sequence:
- the LOC132617162 gene encoding L-ascorbate oxidase homolog, producing the protein MRSFWWSLMVLFLLGFSNGESPYRFYTWNVTYGDIYPLGVKQQGILINGQFPGPPIECVTNDNVIVSVFNNLTEPFLLSWNGIQQRRNSWQDGVYGTNCPIPPGQNFTYVLQVKDQIGSFFYFPSLAMHRAAGGYGGIKIDSRPLIPVPFPPPAGEYTILVGDWFKQNHTDLKAILDGGSDLPFPDGLLMNGRGSNGLTFTVNQGRTYRFRISNVGLTTAINFRIQGHKMVLVEAEGTHTLQNTYESLDIHLGQSYSVLVTMDQPGQDYYIVASTRFTSPVLTTTSILHYSNSAGSVSGPAPGGPTIEIDWSLNQARSVRQNLSASGPRPNPQGSYHYGLVNTTRTIRLASSAPVINGKQRFAVNSVSFIPADTPLKLADYFNISGVFNLGSIPDNPTGGGGYLQTSVMAADFRAYVEVVFENPEDIVQSWHIDGHIFFVVGMDGGQWSPASRSNYNLRDGISRCTIQVYPKSWTALYMPLDNVGMWNIRSENWARQYLGQQFYLRVYSPANSWRDEYPIPKGALLCGRAAGRRTRPL; encoded by the exons ATGAGGAGCTTTTGGTGGTCTTTAATGGTCTTATTCCTATTGGGTTTCTCCAATGGAGAAAGTCCATATAGATTCTATACTTGGAATGTTACTTATGGTGATATCTATCCTCTTGGTGTCAAGCAACAG GGGATATTGATAAATGGGCAATTTCCAGGACCCCCAATTGAGTGTGTCACCAATGACAATGTGATTGTCAGTGTTTTCAACAATCTGACTGAACCATTTCTCTTGTCCTG GAATGGAATTCAACAGAGGAGGAACTCATGGCAAGATGGAGTTTATGGGACTAACTGTCCAATCCCACCAGGCCAGAATTTCACATATGTCCTACAAGTTAAGGACCAGATTGGCAGTTTCTTCTATTTCCCATCACTCGCTATGCACAGAGCTGCTGGAGGTTATGGTGGCATTAAAATAGATAGTCGTCCGTTGATTCCTGTTCCTTTTCCTCCACCTGCTGGTGAATACACCATATTGGTTGGTGACTGGTTCAAGCAAAATCACACT GATCTTAAGGCAATTTTAGATGGAGGAAGTGATCTTCCCTTCCCTGATGGCCTTCTAATGAACGGCCGTGGGTCCAATGGTTTAACTTTCACAGTTAATCAAG GCAGGACTTACAGATTCAGGATTTCCAATGTTGGCCTCACAACAGCAATAAATTTTAGAATTCAGGGGCACAAGATGGTCTTAGTTGAAGCAGAAGGGACTCACACCCTACAAAACACCTACGAGTCGCTTGATATCCATTTGGGTCAGTCCTATTCTGTATTGGTCACAATGGACCAACCGGGACAGGACTATTACATTGTTGCCTCAACACGGTTCACTTCACCAGtactaacaacaacatcaattctTCACTATAGCAACTCAGCAGGAAGTGTTTCTGGGCCTGCCCCAGGTGGACCAACAATTGAGATTGATTGGTCTCTCAATCAGGCTCGATCTGTTAG GCAAAATTTGTCAGCAAGTGGTCCAAGGCCAAATCCGCAAGGTTCTTATCACTATGGGTTGGTTAACACCACGCGAACAATTAGATTGGCAAGTTCTGCTCCAGTGATCAATGGTAAACAGAGGTTTGCTGTCAACAGTGTGTCGTTCATTCCAGCAGACACACCACTCAAACTTGCAGACTACTTCAACATTTCCGGGGTATTCAACCTTGGCAGCATCCCGGATAACCCTACTGGAGGTGGTGGTTACCTCCAGACTTCTGTCATGGCTGCTGATTTTAGAGCCTACGTCGAAGTTGTGTTCGAGAATCCAGAAGACATTGTGCAGTCATGGCACATTGATGGGCATATCTTCTTTGTTGTAGG GATGGATGGTGGACAATGGTCACCTGCAAGCAGATCGAACTACAACTTGAGAGATGGAATTTCGCGTTGCACAATTCAG GTATATCCAAAGTCATGGACAGCCCTATACATGCCATTGGACAATGTGGGAATGTGGAACATCAGATCAGAAAACTGGGCTCGCCAGTACTTAGGACAGCAATTCTACCTTCGTGTTTATTCGCCAGCCAATTCATGGAGAGATGAGTATCCAATTCCAAAGGGTGCTCTTCTCTGTGGCCGAGCAGCAGGTCGGAGGACTCGCCCACTCTAA
- the LOC132617475 gene encoding L-ascorbate oxidase homolog — translation MGKGWRSYWLPVIVVVVMLLHVNVINGDDPYRFYTWNVTYGDIYPLGVKQQGILINGQFPGPTIDCVTNDNLIINVFNNLDEPFLISWNGVEQRRNSWQDGVYGTNCPIPPGQNFTYVLQVKDQIGSFYYFPSLAFHKAAGGFGSINIASRPRIPVPFPPPAGEFYILTGDWFKQNHTDLKAILDVGHDLPFPDGLLINGRGSNGYTFTVDQGKTYRFRISNLGFTTSVNFRIQGHKMMVVEVEGTHTVQNTYDSLDIHLGQSYSVLLTADQPAHDYYIVVSTRFTSQVLTTTSTLRYSNSAGSVSGPPPGGPTTEIDWSLNQARSLRRNLSASGPRPNPQGSYHYGLINTTRTIRLANSAPIINGKQRYAINSVSFIPADTPLKLADHFNIPGVFTLGSIPDSPTGGGAYLQTSVMAADFRAYTEVIFENLEDSVQSYHIDGHHFFVVGMGGGEWTPASRLTYNLRDTISRSTVQVYPKSWTALYMPLDNVGMWNIRSQNWARQYLGQQFYLRVYSPANSLRDEYPIPNNALRCGRAANR, via the exons ATGGGAAAAGGTTGGAGGTCTTATTGGTTGCCTGTAATAGTGGTGGTGGTGATGTTACTTCATGTAAATGTCATCAATGGGGACGACCCTTATAGGTTTTATACTTGGAATGTCACATATGGTGATATTTACCCTCTGGGTGTCAAACAACAG GGGATATTAATAAATGGGCAATTTCCAGGACCAACTATTGACTGTGTGACCAATGACAACTTGATTATCAATGTTTTCAACAACTTGGATGAGCCCTTTCTCATTTCTTG GAATGGCGTCGAGCAAAGGAGAAATTCATGGCAGGATGGAGTATATGGTACTAATTGTCCCATTCCACCAGGCCAAAACTTCACTTATGTTCTCCAAGTCAAAGATCAGATTGGTAGTTTCTACTACTTCCCTTCCCTTGCCTTCCACAAAGCAGCAGGAGGATTCGGTAGCATAAATATCGCCAGCCGCCCCAGGATTCCCGTTCCATTTCCTCCTCCTGCTGGAGAGTTCTACATACTCACTGGAGATTGGTTCAAACAAAACCACACT GACCTCAAAGCAATTTTGGACGTTGGGCATGATCTTCCCTTCCCTGACGGGCTCCTTATCAATGGACGTGGATCAAATGGTTATACGTTCACCGTGGATCAAG GCAAGACTTACAGATTCAGGATATCAAATCTCGGGTTCACGACTTCCGTAAATTTCAGAATCCAGGGGCATAAGATGATGGTAGTTGAAGTAGAAGGGACTCACACTGTGCAAAATACATATGATTCCCTTGATATCCATTTGGGACAGTCCTATTCTGTGTTGTTAACAGCAGATCAACCTGCACATGATTACTATATAGTTGTCTCGACGCGTTTCACATCTCAAGTTCTCACAACTACGTCTACTCTTCGTTATAGTAACTCAGCAGGAAGTGTTTCTGGCCCTCCTCCTGGTGGACCAACAACTGAAATCGATTGGTCTCTTAATCAGGCCCGATCTCTCAG GCGTAATCTATCAGCTAGTGGACCGAGACCTAACCCCCAGGGTTCCTACCACTATGGACTGATTAACACCACGCGCACAATTAGACTTGCGAATTCAGCTCCAATCATCAATGGGAAGCAAAGATATGCTATCAATAGCGTGTCGTTTATTCCAGCAGATACACCGCTTAAACTTGCTGATCACTTCAATATTCCCGGGGTCTTTACCCTTGGAAGCATTCCAGATAGCCCTACTGGTGGTGGTGCTTACCTTCAGACATCCGTTATGGCTGCTGATTTTCGAGCTTATACTGAGGTTATCTTTGAAAATTTAGAAGACAGTGTTCAGTCTTACCACATTGACGGACACCATTTTTTCGTCGTGGG GATGGGTGGAGGAGAATGGACTCCTGCAAGCAGATTAACATACAATTTAAGGGACACGATTTCTCGTTCAACTGTTCAG GTGTACCCCAAGTCTTGGACTGCGCTATACATGCCATTAGACAATGTGGGAATGTGGAATATAAGGTCTCAGAATTGGGCTCGCCAATATTTAGGCCAGCAATTTTATCTGCGAGTTTATTCACCAGCAAATTCATTGAGAGATGAATATCCAATTCCCAACAATGCCCTTCGTTGTGGAAGAGCAGCAAATAGATGA
- the LOC132619307 gene encoding dirigent protein 22-like → MHKYLSISPKIKAQKTQRIKSNKPEIPMASNSIKLSLILLLTIFITSKAELGQIKETNMTLYFQDWSGGPNATLLQITGHEDGPQSSAKFGSVFVTDDPITEAFDKNSAEIARAQGIYVTSALDGKISHVLISIIFTNEEYKGSTLELQGASPQFERVREVALVGGTGKFRLARGYATFETIHFDLAVHYVVIQCNVTILHY, encoded by the coding sequence atgcaTAAATACCTATCAATTTCACCAAAAATCAAAGCACAGAAAACCCAAAGAATCAAGAGTAACAAACCCGAGATCCCCATGGCATCAAATTCAATCAAGCTATCCCTCATTTTGCTTCTAACAATTTTCATAACCTCAAAGGCTGAACTAGGCCAAATTAAAGAAACAAACATGACACTCTATTTTCAAGATTGGTCCGGTGGACCAAATGCCACTTTGCTACAAATAACAGGCCATGAAGATGGTCCCCAAAGTTCTGCTAAATTTGGTTCAGTGTTTGTTACTGATGATCCAATAACAGAAGCCTTTGATAAGAACTCGGCAGAAATTGCTAGAGCACAGGGCATATATGTTACTTCTGCATTGGATGGCAAAATTTCTCATGTGCTAATATCAATTATCTTTACCAATGAAGAATATAAAGGGAGTACTTTGGAATTACAAGGTGCTAGTCCTCAGTTTGAGAGAGTAAGAGAAGTGGCTCTGGTTGGTGGTACAGGAAAATTTAGGCTTGCTAGGGGATATGCAACTTTTGAAACtattcactttgatttggctgttcattatgttgttattcagtGTAATGTTACCATTTTACATTACTGA
- the LOC132619520 gene encoding glycine-rich cell wall structural protein 1-like → MGSSSHKWVVGLLLFLCIFLELSAITFGDDKLDESRWGNNGCGYGRRGCGGRGGYGGRGGRGGYGGRGGRGPRFGGGRGAGGGFGGGAGGGGGLGGGAGGGGGLGGGGGLGGGAGGGGGKGGGSGGGIGGGAGGGVGGGGGFGGGGGGGVGGGSGHGGGFGAGGGVGGGAGGGLGGGAGGGGGGGGGGGGGGGVGGGSGHGGGFGAGGGVGGGVGGGAAGGGGGGGGGGGGGGGGLGGGSGHGGGFGAGGGVGGGAGAGGGVGGGGGFGGGGGGGVGGGSGHGGGFGAGGGLGGGKGIGGGHGGGIGIGVGIGIGVGVGAGAGKGVGVGSGSGGGGNGR, encoded by the coding sequence ATGGGTTCTTCTTCTCATAAGTGGGTTGTAGGGTTACTTCTTTTCTTGTGCATTTTCTTGGAATTAAGTGCCATCACTTTTGGTGATGACAAGCTTGATGAGTCGAGGTGGGGTAATAATGGTTGCGGATATGGTAGGAGGGGTTGTGGTGGACGCGGTGGATATGGAGGACGCGGTGGACGTGGTGGATATGGAGGACGCGGTGGACGTGGTCCAAGGTTTGGTGGTGGTAGAGGTGCAGGAGGAGGGTTTGGAGGCGGAGCTGGTGGAGGAGGAGGTCTTGGTGGAGGAGCGGGTGGTGGAGGTGGACTAGGTGGAGGAGGAGGTCTTGGAGGAGGAGCAGGAGGTGGAGGTGGAAAAGGTGGTGGATCTGGCGGCGGCATTGGTGGTGGTGCAGGAGGAGGTGTTGGTGGAGGTGGTggttttggtggtggtggaggaggagGTGTTGGTGGAGGGTCAGGTCATGGTGGTGGATTTGGAGCTGGAGGAGGTGTAGGAGGTGGTGCAGGAGGAGGACTTGGTGGTGGAGCTGGTGGAGGTGGAGGAGGAGGtggaggtggtggtggtgggggagGTGTTGGAGGTGGTTCTGGACATGGTGGAGGATTTGGAGCCGGAGGTGGAGTAGGTGGTGGCGTCGGAGGAGGTGCTGCAGgaggaggtggtggtggaggaggcgGCGGTGGTGGAGGAGGCGGTGGTCTTGGAGGAGGATCCGGCCATGGAGGTGGTTTCGGTGCTGGTGGAGGCGTAGgaggaggagctggagctggtgGAGGAGTAGGAGGAGGAGGTGGATTTGGTGGCGGTGGTGGAGGTGGAGTAGGAGGAGGATCGGGTCATGGTGGTGGTTTTGGTGCGGGTGGAGGATTAGGAGGAGGAAAAGGAATTGGAGGTGGacatggtggaggaattggaATTGGAGTTGGAATTGGTATAGGAGTTGgtgttggagctggagctggaaaAGGTGTTGGTGTTGGGAGTGGATCCGGTGGTGGAGgcaatgggagatga